In Falco naumanni isolate bFalNau1 chromosome 15, bFalNau1.pat, whole genome shotgun sequence, the DNA window ATGATTCCCTTACACGTGACTTAACTGATGCCCATTTTGCTCGCACAGACACACCAGCCTGACTGAAGCAtcccctgcctggcacagcatCCCTGACAAAACTGCAGGGTCACTTTTCCTGCACCATTGTGCAATGTGTAAAGggtttcctctcccttcccctggGACAGGAGTTAACAGCCCAGGATGAATGAGGAGACAAGGGCGCTGTTTTCCCATGAGTGCTGGCCTGTGCTACAGACCTTGCTGTTGTGATTCATCTCCTGACAACCTGAAATGATATAACTGTAACGAGCTCAATATAGGAACTACACGACAAATCAGGCAGCCTTGCTGTAATTTTgatataaaacagaagaaaaaaaaagaaaaaaaaaaaaaagactattgTAGGAAAGATATTTTCCCAGGGAAGGGGAGGTAAGTAGTCCTGCAGGTATTTCCCTTCCTGAAACTCAAAGATTTTACCATGTCTTGGTCAAAACATTAGTGCTCCCTGTCCTGCTAAGTCGTTTTGCCTGAGGATCCATCAGTGGCTTTGCTGACAATTTCCCGTTCCCCACACACGCTGCAGGGAAACTCGTACCTGTGCCTTTACTCACCCTTGTCCTGCAGTTACTGCTGAGAATTCCCCTACGGGAACACCGGGGTCTGTACAGCCAGGGTGACCTGGAAAAGAGCCTGCctcctggaaaaaataaagcaaaatattttcagaccaATACAGACAcagaggggagaagagagatttttattacagagatgtcttctccctcctgcctcagCCACAGCCCAGACGTTTTCTGTCCCGACAGCTGGCgcagccacagcccagcagcagcctgacgGTACCAGAGACAGACCAGAGGCAGACGGCGCCACACGAGCAGAACCATCAGCTGCAGCAATGGCCACGACCGACACAGACCGGCACGCGCTGCACACCCGGCCCGCTGTGGCCATCACTTCATCGCCCCTCACCCAGGGGGAGTGGGGCAAAGAAGACTGGGGCAGAGAAAAGTGGGGCAAGGAAGCGTGGGGTACAAAGTGGGGCGCAGAAGTGGGGCCTAGAAGGTGGGGTGCAAATGTGTGGGGCGCAAGAAAGTGGGGCAAAGAAAGTGGGGGCACGTGGGGGCGCATGGCGCTCATTGTcgctgttttctctctctctctgctcccccCCTGTCACTCCCCCTGCTGCCCCGGCTGTACCAGAACTGACCCAGCTGCACCAGCCGCCCCGAATTCCAACAAGTTACATCGAGTTACAGCCTCACACTCCCTCACACCACACTTGCCTCCACCAAGTCTTTCTAAAATCTTCTGTCTGGCAACTGTCTCTAAAGTTTGGACTCCCAGACATGCAGCACACTGTACCCTGCAGGCCAGCCAGGCTGTTCTGAGAAATGGACCGCGAGTACCTGACTGGGTGTCACTTGGGAGGGACAAGACTCTTGTTGCTTCTCCCCATCTTCTGTCTCATGCTGTGGACGCTGCTGCAGGATGAACTCGTACGTCGTCAGTTTGTTCCacactgggaggaaaaaaagcgAGCTGTCAGCGCAGGAAAGGCCGCTCTGTAACTACACTTATACAAAGAGTGTGAATAACTACACAATCAGACAGTAACTGTAAACGTGATAAAAGTGATAATCTGAGTCAAAAGTACCTTTGCACTGTACATCTTACTACATCCCTTACTGCCACCATCACACTTTCTCACAATCCCACTGTTCTTCTAAAGTCCCACTGACATGGTGCAGCCGTCTGTGCCGCTGTGATTTGTCCAGCTCATTTCAGAGCAAACCCGTTACTCACACCCAGTAAGGGTATGGTGTGCGCTGCACAGAAAGCTCCAACAGCAGTCAGAAGGTCTGTGATGCtcaatgcagaaaagaaattcagcagGTCAGCGTGTCCCATAGAGGAGACTGAGACACTTCATATTCAAAACCTCAGACGCACAGCTGGCCTTAAGCCAAACAGATGTGCCCAGAGGTCACATGTGCCTgagtttctgtgcttttaaggTCACACACGCAAACACATCTGCTTCCATGAATGACCAAAAGCACGTGCCGTGTCTGAGAAGCTTGGTTTCTTCATGAGACCCAAAATGTTAGGAGGATCCAAAAGTCAGACATTCCTCCCATAATGACACTGTGATAGCAAGTACTTTCAgagcacaaaacccagcaatGGATGCTGAAGGTTTTCAGTGCCCAGCCTGGTCATCATTCTTCCTTCTCACAGCTCATGCAGACACCCAGGATGTGGGACGTCCAGACTATGGTTCTTCCTCTGCCTGAAGCCGTTTGTATCAGTAATATCTGACCCCTTGAAACGATGCGCCAACCACAGGACGGCTTCGTAGGGAAGCGAGAGAGAGCAAAGGGGAAGGTGCCCCTCCTGTTAAAGCATCGTCCTTATGAAGAAATAAGAATTCAAGATCCGTTCAGCCAGGAAGATGGAGCACAGAAATGAACACTGCTCCGCAGCCAAGTACTGAGCGAATGCACTgagcagggacagcacagcGTGCTGGCAAACACTCCTACAGTGGCACCGTGTGCTTCATTTGAGAAACAGAATATTGCTTCGTAAGCAAAGGGCTATAAACCACTTTTAATTTAGAGTTTGTTGGTTTCTGAATACTTAACAGCTtaactcttaaaatattttagaactgtttagttaaaaatactgcatttgtCTGGCCAGATAACACTTCAGCACATACTGTGAAATATATAATTAACAGCCTGTGAAGAGCCCCATATCCTTTCTTATATTCcctaccatttttttctttttattctgcttactATTGCTTCTGACtactgaagaatgaaaaaaatatcctccCTCCAAACTTCTGAAGCACCATACTTCACTGAATGCCTCTAGAACTGAATCTCCATCAAGACTGGCAACTCTGAATACACGGACGTACTATTTTGAGAATAACCTACTTCCTTCCTTTTGAGTGGTAGCAGTGAGTAATTAAAACCAGGACAGTAATTCTGAAAAGTTCACTGTGCTTGTAACAAAACTAGATTCTAAATTTCCATAGTCACACCTGACTTAAGCAATGTTTTTTCATGTGAAGCTTACAGACAATAGCACTCACAGGGgtgctgttttctccttgtattttaactgttcttaaaaaataaaggtttatGAAGAAATACTCATGAACAGTAATTACGTTTAAATTGGTAAACTGTATTTCTAGTCCCAAAAGAGGTTCGTTCATTCCAACACCACCTACCTTAAAGCATTCAGGTGAGACTATTGACAATTACAGGTGTGAAATAAGAGGAATTTGACCCAGACATGCTTTGCCCGTCTCCCTGAATCTCAGCTGTCAGTGCAATGCACACTCATCTCTAATGCACAACAGGCGTCTATATAGTAACATCGCTCCTTTTAAGCAAGGACTTACACACTGCACTTCTGCACAGCTGGGACCAGTTTCAGTAGGGTAGCagatttaaaagtaataaaatattaataaaagtCAACAAtaattaaattctgttttctcataAGTCATAAGAATTAAAACCGggccagaaagaaaaactaatttcGCTCAAAATTTACTCggaaagaggggagaaaaatcacCCCGagacaacagcaacaaaagatCCCCCAAACCCAGGGCAGAACCAGCGCAACCCATGCACGTTTCTGCCTGAGGAGGAAGCATGTCTCTATCCCAAGGAGGGAGCACCCTCTCGTGGAAATTGTACACAAAGACAGGAGAAACACCACTCTACTCAACTggagaatacttttttttcgTCCAAAAGAAATCTTCCTGGAGCAGCCCCAGTTTTGTTATGCTTTTAGTCTTTCTACCGTGCTAGTTCGACCTCTGAAATCCACAGGCATCCCCATTAACTCAGCAAAGTCAATTTCCAATTCCACCGAGAAAGCAAAATCGCAGCGGGACCAAATTTAAGTTAAGCTCGTTACAGGGtctcaaaggaaaacaacagtCAATGACCTCACCGACAGGAACGTTCATGCCAGCTGAGGAACACTCGCCCATCAAATGCTACACTTCAGCAGTGCAACTATTTTGTTTCTGGAGCTGTACTGGTTTGAGCTGACCTAGTTTGTGTTGGCATCTGCACCACTGTGACCGACAACCTAAAAATCCACCCAATGATCCTCTGTCACTGCTGTCCTCATTTCTCTTCCACCACATCTCTTCTTCCATAGTTTTGGCACCATCAGCTACTGTAAGATCCTTTCTCCTCATGACTTACGTCAGGCAGCCAAATAGCATCGGCTTCATTTCAGACGATGGCTGTAAAAAGGTTTTTGATGCCCATCTGTACGTAAACAAAGATAAATATCCTTTCttgacagagaaacaagtaggAGACTTAATGCAAAGCCTTTCTGAAAACCTCTTCCTCTGAATTCCACAAGCCTTTTTGTGTTAACGAGGTACAACTTCCATTAAGGGAGCTTGACCTGGACGTTAGGCCTCCTATTAGAAATTTAGATTAATATTGTCCACATCTCTCGGGGGTCACAGAGAAACAGACTCTCACACAACAGACGTCCTGGGCAGCACAGTGAGGAGACTCACAACAGCACACGTGGAGAACCAATCTGAATCTGCCATCGCCGGCACTGAGCTGGAATTATCCAGCTCGTTCCACCTGGCCTCGCTGCTACTCTCCCACATGCTCTCAGGTCCAGGACAACACAGCTTAGACACAGGAATGCACAAGCCCAACTCAAGCCCCCTGCTGCACACGCACTGATAAGACCACCTGGTACTGgtggaaaatcagaaatacaatGTTAAACTCAAATTTTCTACCATTTCAATGGCAATCTTACACAACTTTGTATATTTGTGACATGAGTGAACACACAGTGAATGCAGAATGAGTAGAAGCAGTtaagtgaaaacaaaatgggGGTGCAGATGACATGAATGTAACACCTACTGAGATAGATGTGAAAGGTCAGGAGGTGGCCAAGCAGGATCACGGTCATTAGgctcagaagaataaaaatcccAATCGTGGTCAAAACGGCAGGTGCGCGAGTCTcaacaggagctgcagggagaaacACAAACCAGAGGTCCGTGTGGTTCTGTAGAGCTGTAAAAACAAAGAGTTGGAGGCTAAGTAGATTGTCCAGATACTACATATCTCTATAGATGCATCATAAACTTTACAGCTGCAAACACTGTTAGTTCAAAAGTAGTTGCAGATCCATTATGCACTGGAGACCTACGAAATCTTTTGTCTGCAAGGCCATTGGGAAGAGCAGTTGGCTCTGTAAGGAAAGACATTCTGTCCATCTGAGCAGAGACACccttgcagaaatacaaaattgaAGGAGTAAGGAGTTCCTCCTCCACAGTAGAGCCCAGGGAATCCAATCCCCTTTCAAGATACGCCGGTTGCTTCACAGGACACACAACAGAAGCATTGCTAGTACCATCAAAGTGCTGGTCAGAGCGAAGCATCGTGGGGTCAACGAAGAACTCCACAAAGACGTAGCAAGCGACGAGCAGCAGAAGCCCAAGGCCCAGAAGGGCAGACAGCACACTATTCAGAAAAAGCCTgccaagaagaagaaaagtctgAGTGGCTTCAATAACGGCACACATACAATTCAAAACCCCAGCCTCCAATAAGATGGAGACAGACAGTTACCCCAAATTACTGTGATGCTTTCTTACACTTATGATAGACACCGGTTAACGGTCTTCTGATCTGTTACCCTGAGGGATGAAACAGTGACCCTTAAGGGAAACCGTGGTTACAACACGGTCAGGTCTATCTAGGACAGACAAGAGAGCTCCCTGCACAACATCTGCAGGCAGTGTAACAAGGCACCCAGCAGTAACAACCATTTGCTTTCCATGTGGTTTTAGTGCAGGAAAGTAAACTGAGAAGCAATAATCAGTGACAGCTTCCTTACTCTTTATCTTAAACCTAGCACAGATAAGAGGTGCCTGTACGCTGCGGGTCTTGTAGGAAAAGtatgcaataaaaaaaacccacaacaaagTAGGTTGTTTCAGAGAGGGGAACTGCACCATCATGGTTCTATTCCCACTCCGGCTCTCAGAAGCATTAAGGACCCCCAGTTAATACCCCGTAAGCTTTTCCTAAAACTAAACAAGATTATGTTCGCTGTTTTTACTAGTAGATGTTCAGCTACTAAGTGTCAGAATTTTATCCCTGGCTATTTGAATGTCATAATCATGCTTGCATTTTCCATCTGGTTTTGTCACGACTGATTTTATTCAGCTGGGGTCTGAGAGAGCTGCGTGgctcagcacaggctggagtGAGATGCAGGAAAACCTTGGGAAGAAAAGGGGCAACATCATTGACTCAGTGTTGTGCTCCTGTCACAATGCCAGGCTCTTACCAGTAATTCCTCTCTCCCACACAATTGTTGAGCCATTTGCAGTGGTGATCAAAGCCACAAACACACTTGTTGCAAGTTCCACAGTGCTTTGACTTGGCACTCCTGCCAAAGAAAGGGTGACATTAGCGTGGCAGCACCAGCTCATTACCGTGACTTTCCAGTGACACGAGTAGAGGGGGATACAGTGGTTAAGATCCTGGTAATAGCAAGGAAACCTTCCACATCAGGAATACCTcaacacccaaacaaaacagccaTTGTTGGACCACAATCCTAAACACTGCAAAATTTGCCTTTCAATACACTGCACGATTTCTAATTTGGAAATCGTTGATTTCTTATTTGAAACCCTTCAACAGTTCTACAAAGCTTGATCACAACGCCTGCCCTCCAAGCATTGCCTGCTACTGTATTAACGTCCAGccagacacatgcacacacacacaaatgacACGTTGTTAGGTCAAACACCAAGATCCAGTAGCACGGAACCGTACAGTCCGCTCCACACAACACGTGACCAATTAAATGCAACACAGAACCGTGTACGTATTTGACAGAGGGCACTGACCCGATTAACTGAGCCCTGCCACAGGACAAAGTTTAACTTGCGCTATAGAGCCTCAGGGGCTCGATTTCAATCTTAAGAGAGTTTAGCATTAAAGACTAACGGTGATGTGTAACGGTGAAGAAAACCAAGTAGTAGGAGAAGAAGAGAAGATACTTACACATCGACATCGCAGACATGGCAGTGATGGTTTTCAATGACATGTGTGTGTTGATTACGATTGAAGGCGGCCAGAGGCCCCAAATAGTTTTTTTCTCGCACATTTGCATCCGCAGGATCAATGGAGACTGCAGTAAGATGAACAACTAAATGGTAGATAAAACACACTCCTGGACACTGAAGTACACAGTTAAGGATCATATGATTTAATGCCTGTAATTTTTATCCTTAATGCACAAAGGCCACACAGATGAGAAATATATGGCTTAGAATGAAGTATCACTATATAACTGACTGCAGCACATTAACCTGAGCTTTATTAACAgagataataaatattttccagaaaaagatAACTAAGTCTACAGAACAACCCTCCTTATTATGTACTACTCTGCCTCACAAAACCTCCTGTGCTAGGAAGgacatttctaaaaattacCTTTACTTACCAGAATCTGGACCCACATGCAGACCATTGACGTAGGTCCATATATCTCAGTCCATACCGACTCCTTGGAAAGGAACACTCAGTTGAGGCCACGCACGTGCCCCTTCATAAGAACAAACTCAcgagaaaggaaaaaaaaaaggtcgTATCAAGGAACTAGTACTGATCaccttgctttcctcttcctgcagTCAGAATCCCAAGGACGAGGATCGCCCCTTTAAAGAAGGCTCCTGTACAATTTACAGGCAAACGGTATCCAGGATTTGCCACTGTTTCGTGAAACACGGCCTGTTTGGATTCTTACTTCTTAACATGGTGGCAAGCCAGAGCAAATGTGCTTTAGCAGTACTTTTGACCAGGCACCTGCAGTAATGGCTGATATTTGGAAAGAATATACAAATACGTAAGAATGTACACATACAAAGCAGCAACCTGCATGCCTGGAGTACCGCTGTGCTCAAGAGTTTGCTGCTAAAATACACTGCAGCTAAATGAGCATGTGTGCAAACcttccagtttattttctgtacacCCAGAGGCGCAcatcaaattaaaaatcctCACCAGCTTGTTAAGTACTAAATTCCAATCTTGGGATACCCTCTTCCAGCCTGCCACTCCCCAGACAACCTAGTCCACCAGGAGAAGCCAGGGCCTGGCCTTGACAAAATTCCTTCCCTGGGCACAGATGACAGTAGAaggtggcactgggagcactgggatcACTCCCCAGCACACCCCATCTCTAgtctctctccttcccagctgcaggagcagcacgCACAGCTCTAGGGAGGCGGGTTGAGGACAGGAGGCCGAAAACACAttgggctgggctgagctgggctttgCTGCACAGCTCACAGGACAAGATGCCTTCACAGCACAAGTACCTCATCTTCTGATGCTGCCTGCATTGAGAGGACAGTTTAGACGTGCGTTAAATTGCTGCACGACAGACCTCTCCTCTGAGGGTCACACTACACCACCTTGCCTTTCACTGACAAATTTTCTACAGAAGACCCCGGAGAAGGCCCAGGGAGAAGATAACTGCCAGCTATCACAAGCGACCGCACCATATAACCACCAACAGATAAAGCCGCCTTTCAAGACTCGGTCAGTCAGCGTGGGGAGGTGCGGCTGCCCACTGCGGCAAGGGGGCTTCAGGAGGGGCTCTTCTAGTTTGACTTCCCTCAAACCCTGCAACAAGCTTGTAGAAGAATAATATAAAACAAAGGAGACACACAGGCAGAAGTAGACAGCAAAGGAGTCTTGGAAGCAAAGACAGTCACCTTAACAGAGTGATGAAGGCAACAAGCAGAACTTTAGTGACCTACCCAAAGTTCAAGGGCAGAGTAACTCAGAATAACTGTTTTTTATAGACAGGAGAAGATCAAAATTATAGTTATAGTTCAGAAAAGATTATGGCTCAGCTACTTTCTCCTACACTTTCTACACTACCTAACAACTATTGTAAAACAGTCCCACCAATAGTTTATTACGGTCCGTGTTCTCCTCTTGACCAAAGGATACGATATagccagcaggcagccagtAGCGAGGCAGGAGAGGAACCAGGATTCCAAAGCCAACCAGCGCAAAGAAGAGGTACAGTGACCAAGCAATAATCTGGAAAAGGTGCAGAGGCCAGCTCCAGCCATTCCTTCGAGCGCGTTGGACCTGCACCTCAGGAACAGCTTCGGCCAAATTCTCTGGAGCTGTCTTATTAGGAGGTTTATTGCAGATATTCATCTACAGAaatcaaaaatggaaaaaaaaaatgtgatacAAAAATATCGCAACTGAGCCCAAGTGCTGGAGATGTGCTCCAAGGCAGACAGAAAGTTGGAGAGACTAAAATGACAACACACCTGAGGAGATACTTCCCTCTGCACAGGGGATTTTGTATCAATagtgacaaaaggaaaaaaaaaaaacaattccaCACTCTAAAAGCAAGTGCTGATGTCTGCATGAAACAACAATACCCCAGATTTTCAGCTAAGGGAAACTTGCAGGTTTTGCCAGTCTTTGAATGGATCTAGACCTAAATAAATAGAGTAAAAAGAGCTGAGAGGGTATTTTGGTGACAGTCCAGAGATGCAGTATGATCTGCTGTGGTCTGGGGACATGTTCATGTCTGAACACTGCTATGGATGGTGGCAGAACAAGTCCTTTCACCTGTCTCAGACATGCCACATTGTCCTTCCAGCTGGTGCAGAGAAGTGTAGGGAGGGGAGAGCTGGTGGCCCCACTGGAGCACGTGGTCTGGAACTGCAATTCAGCACCACGCAGCATGCAAGACAACAGAGACTCCTTTGTCAGCAACAAAGGAAGTGGAAAGActagaaactgaaaaagtaaaCTGATACACTAATgacaagaagaggaaaagaagcaggagTTACTCCACAACACAGGTATAAAGCAGACTGTTGCTAGAAGAACTGAGCAGAGAGTTACGTATGCAGAACATCCACACAGGAAGCAGCTTGATTATTCAGCTGTCCTACCGTGTCTGGACTCctggcaggagaaagcaaaTTTAATTGCAAAGATGAGTTACAACCATAACCTGGAAAGTTCCTGACGTTTACGATTCCTGTTTGCAGAACAGCTATGAACTCAGAAgccatttctcctttttttcaatttgtgtTGGATTGCTAGTTGTTGCTTTTCACTTGCTGTGGAGCCAGGATGGGCATTTAACGACAGAGAGTTGGGCTGCTCTGCTTCACGGAAAACTTGGGTGCAGCGGATACCGGGGAGTACGATACAGGCAGCAGGTCAGGGGTAGCATTGTAAAACCGGCACTAAGAAGGTCTGCCGGACCCGAGCTGACTTGAAGCACAAGTACCTCTGCACCGCGCTCATGGTTCCTTAGTAACTAGAGACGATGTTGAATTAACATCTAACAGGGATAAGCAACTTCAATCAATCCGATTAACTTGCACCTGAGCAcgctgaaagaaaaggaggtcATCTCTGGCTcgtttgcagcatttttttataGTAGTTCCAGTACCAGAAAAATGCCAACAGGCTGAAAGCGTGAGCAGAACAATTCCAGACCTTGGTGCACCAACAGTCCTGCATCAGCCCCAGGCAAAGGGCTTTTTGTGTCATCACAGCCAACAAAGGATCTTTTGGTGTCAACTGGTAGAGAAGCAGCAGGTAAGAATACAAAAGAATGTAATTTATGCTCATCAGCACGGTCTTATCGACaagcaggctggaaaaaaaataattcctaacTTCAGCCTTTGAAGAAATTAGCAGTACCGGCCTGCATGCATGCATAGTTTAAATTGCTACATGGCAACTGGCTCATCAATGATGATAGTCACTAATCACATGGTATTTTTCTCGTTAGGTTGTTGAAAGCTTGCTTGCGCATCAATTTGAGCTACTTGTTACAAAAACTGctcaaattatttgaaaaaatccccacatttctcctttctcctaACCAGACCCTGGCTGAGGGCGCTCAGCCCACCCAGACCCTGGAATCCCTGTTTCACTGCAagattttgctgttttacaCCACCAGAGGGATTTAACATTATGTTGTTTAATATCAAAAACCTTGGTCCAATTCTACAGAAACTTTTATGTGGTGAACTGCGACCAAAGCCCCCCCCCGAGCCCGGCAGCCAGTGGCGGAGCAGGAAAGGCCCTCAGAGGCAAAGCTCCTCTGGCCTTTCCCTGCCAGTGCGACGGCTTCCCTTGTAGCCCATGCACTGATCACTCACCGGTACTGACGAAAAACAGAGCTGCGTGTGAGGGGACCCGAGGAGGCCGCGTCCCCTGCCCGGCGGGTACCCTACGCCGCGGGTGAGCCCGGCGCCCCGCGGGCCCGGCTGCAGAGCCCGAACCGGCACTCGGGGCACGGAGCCGCCCTCGGGGTCACTCACCACCTCACAGGGTAACTGAGCTGGCGCCACTTGTTAACCCTCCTAGTTACCTAGTTGGCTGTAAGCCAGCCGGGAGTTGTCACGTTCACCCCTCGGGTGTTCGGCCGCCAAGCCGCCgagcggggggcagcgggggcagcACGCAGCGAGCCGCGCCGGGGACCGGCTCCTCCCGGGCAGCTGCGGGCAGgccccgcgggccgggccgggccgggccgggcgagCGGGGTCGCGGGCAGCCGCTGCGGGGAGGGCCGGTCAGACACCCCGCGGATCCGCCACCGCCTTCTCCTCACCTTCTCCCCGCAGAGGCGGCTGAGAGCGGCCCCGTACCCGCCTCATGCCCGGGCGGGTCGCGGGGCCCCCAACCGAGGCCGACGCGGCAGCTCCCGGCACCTCCGCGCGCTCAGGCCGCTGGGCCCGTCGCCACGGCAACGGCTGGGTACGGCGGCGCGCAGGGGACAAACCGGGCCGGGCGCGGTGGGGCCGCTCCGCGCAGCCGGGGCGGGACGGGGCCTCCTCGCTCCACCGGAGTGTGCGGCCTGGCTGGGGCGGCCCGGGGCCTGCGGGCCC includes these proteins:
- the ZDHHC1 gene encoding palmitoyltransferase ZDHHC1 isoform X1, producing the protein MNICNKPPNKTAPENLAEAVPEVQVQRARRNGWSWPLHLFQIIAWSLYLFFALVGFGILVPLLPRYWLPAGYICPGVCFIYHLVVHLTAVSIDPADANVREKNYLGPLAAFNRNQHTHVIENHHCHVCDVDVSAKSKHCGTCNKCVCGFDHHCKWLNNCVGERNYWLFLNSVLSALLGLGLLLLVACYVFVEFFVDPTMLRSDQHFDALQNHTDLWFVFLPAAPVETRAPAVLTTIGIFILLSLMTVILLGHLLTFHIYLMWNKLTTYEFILQQRPQHETEDGEKQQESCPSQVTPSQEAGSFPGHPGCTDPGVPVGEFSAVTAGQGFSKLCAHSDEADPEQRSSPDLPSLHFAVPSQQQKKRKKKTHKASSSAMDSRSKTHAGPWPSFPGPQSDVPAMAAATSSSRSLHSLVPAFPLGAAVPTRSDGLIQVAGPPAEYHSESAEPIDEIPVAQTRLGSVALHRPPKNNSQHCPLSTDDPRGDRRKNLYPGHKVKRKSCQQGRHMEKDLELFSKIPAVFVSKSSGEPRVSQPQPCEGTSEPQHRKCASKQHVDKRVPRLKDIRTNTTAA
- the ZDHHC1 gene encoding palmitoyltransferase ZDHHC1 isoform X2, with the protein product MNICNKPPNKTAPENLAEAVPEVQVQRARRNGWSWPLHLFQIIAWSLYLFFALVGFGILVPLLPRYWLPAGYICPGVCFIYHLVVHLTAVSIDPADANVREKNYLGPLAAFNRNQHTHVIENHHCHVCDVDVSAKSKHCGTCNKCVCGFDHHCKWLNNCVGERNYWLFLNSVLSALLGLGLLLLVACYVFVEFFVDPTMLRSDQHFDALQNHTDLWFVFLPAAPVETRAPAVLTTIGIFILLSLMTVILLGHLLTFHIYLMWNKLTTYEFILQQRPQHETEDGEKQQESCPSQVTPSQEAGSFPGHPGCTDPGVPVGEFSAVTAGQGFSKLCAHSDEADPEQRSSPDLPSLHFAVPSQQKKRKKKTHKASSSAMDSRSKTHAGPWPSFPGPQSDVPAMAAATSSSRSLHSLVPAFPLGAAVPTRSDGLIQVAGPPAEYHSESAEPIDEIPVAQTRLGSVALHRPPKNNSQHCPLSTDDPRGDRRKNLYPGHKVKRKSCQQGRHMEKDLELFSKIPAVFVSKSSGEPRVSQPQPCEGTSEPQHRKCASKQHVDKRVPRLKDIRTNTTAA
- the ZDHHC1 gene encoding palmitoyltransferase ZDHHC1 isoform X3; this encodes MNICNKPPNKTAPENLAEAVPEVQVQRARRNGWSWPLHLFQIIAWSLYLFFALVGFGILVPLLPRYWLPAGYICPGVCFIYHLVVHLTAVSIDPADANVREKNYLGPLAAFNRNQHTHVIENHHCHVCDVDVSAKSKHCGTCNKCVCGFDHHCKWLNNCVGERNYWLFLNSVLSALLGLGLLLLVACYVFVEFFVDPTMLRSDQHFDAPVETRAPAVLTTIGIFILLSLMTVILLGHLLTFHIYLMWNKLTTYEFILQQRPQHETEDGEKQQESCPSQVTPSQEAGSFPGHPGCTDPGVPVGEFSAVTAGQGFSKLCAHSDEADPEQRSSPDLPSLHFAVPSQQQKKRKKKTHKASSSAMDSRSKTHAGPWPSFPGPQSDVPAMAAATSSSRSLHSLVPAFPLGAAVPTRSDGLIQVAGPPAEYHSESAEPIDEIPVAQTRLGSVALHRPPKNNSQHCPLSTDDPRGDRRKNLYPGHKVKRKSCQQGRHMEKDLELFSKIPAVFVSKSSGEPRVSQPQPCEGTSEPQHRKCASKQHVDKRVPRLKDIRTNTTAA
- the ZDHHC1 gene encoding palmitoyltransferase ZDHHC1 isoform X4, encoding MNICNKPPNKTAPENLAEAVPEVQVQRARRNGWSWPLHLFQIIAWSLYLFFALVGFGILVPLLPRYWLPAGYICPGVCFIYHLVVHLTAVSIDPADANVREKNYLGPLAAFNRNQHTHVIENHHCHVCDVDVSAKSKHCGTCNKCVCGFDHHCKWLNNCVGERNYWLFLNSVLSALLGLGLLLLVACYVFVEFFVDPTMLRSDQHFDALQNHTDLWFVFLPAAPVETRAPAVLTTIGIFILLSLMTVILLGHLLTFHIYLMWNKLTTYEFILQQRPQHETEDGEKQQESCPSQVTPSQEAGSFPGHPGCTDPGVPVGEFSAVTAGQGFSKLCAHSDEADPEQRSSPDLPSLHFAVPSQQQKKRKKKTHKASSSAMDSRSKTHAGPWPSFPGPQSAFFSLPFHLQMSQPWLLPPHLPAACTPWCQLFLWELLCPPAVTASSRWQDPPLSITQSLLSP